The Bacteroidota bacterium genomic sequence GGGACTAAAGCGACTGGGTGTTACTGCCAAAAAGCAGGACATTGAAAAAGAATTTCAGGCATGGGCTGATGGAACTCCCGAGCGTAAAGAGAAGTATGGTAGTGTTCTGAATGATTACAAGACGGCTTATGAAGCCATGGGTGTCGATTACGAAAAATTCCTTTATACTGTATTATGCGGTTCAAGCGGTTCGGAAATCCTGGGATATTCCCAAAGTTTCGGGCAGTTACTGGAATTACTGAAGAAAGATTCACCCGAAGCCATCATTCAGGAAACGGTTGACCAGTTAAAAGCATCCTCCGGGGAGCATTTTAAGGATTATAATGAGATCCTTGACGAAGAGGTAATGGCCGGCTTATTCAAGCTATATTACCAAAAGGTCCCGAAAGACTTTGTTCCTGCCCTTTTCCAGGAAATGCTCGATAAGCACAAAGGAAATTTTGAAGCTATGGCAAAATGGGTTTTTGAGACCTCGGTATTTTCCACACAGGATAAAGTAAATACTTTCCTGGACAAACCCAAAGCCAAGACCATAGAAAAGGATCCGGCATATCAGTTGGCAGGTGCTTTTGCGGAAAAGATGATGGAAGCCCGCGGTGCATTCCAGCAGGCCCAGGCCGGTATGAGTAAATACGACCGTCTTTTCATCGACGGATTACGGAAAATGAATACTGATAAGGTATATTATCCTGATGCCAATTCGACAATGAGATTATCCTACGGGAGCGTCCTTGATTATTATCCGGCCGATGCGGTTTACTATAATTATTACACAACCCTCGAGGGTGTTATGGAAAAAGAAGATCCGAACAACGACGAGTTCATTGTGGAAGAAAAGCTGAAAAAGCTCTTTGCTGCAAAAGATTATGGCCGCTACGGAGAAATGATCAACGGCGAAAAGAGGATGATCACCTGTTTCCTGACCACCAATGACATTACCGGAGGTAATTCAGGAAGTCCGGTCATCAATGGCAACGGTGAACTTATTGGCATTGCGTTCGACGGCAACTGGGAAGCCATGAGCGGGGATATTGCCTTTGAACCGGAATTACAGCGTACTATTAATGTTGATATACGTTATGTTCTGTTTATCATTGATAAATTTGCCGGAGCAAAGAATTTAATTGATGAATTGACGATTGTAACGGAAAAGATTAAGCCTCAGGAAGAAATTATCTTAAAAGAACCCTTAGAGGTTCATTTTGAAAATATCTATTTTGAAAACAATGTTTATAACGTTCCTGAAAAATATCTTCCTGTATTACAGGCTATAGCAGAATTCTTAAACGAAAACGATTCGTATTCCCTCATTATTGCCAGTTATACCGATGATAAGGGACCAGCAGCTTATAACAAAAAAATCTCACAAAAAAGGGGAGAAGAAACCGCAAAACTTCTTAGTAAAAAGTACCAAATTCCGGAGGATAGAATTATCGTAAAGGGTTTAGGCGAAGAAAACTTCTTACAAGATAATGCTACGGATGAAGGACGAGATGCAAACAGAAGAATCGAATTTGAGCTGGTTG encodes the following:
- a CDS encoding S46 family peptidase; the encoded protein is KKLEIWKKYMDQDRKTRIQYASKYAGTSNTWKYMIGQERGLKRLGVTAKKQDIEKEFQAWADGTPERKEKYGSVLNDYKTAYEAMGVDYEKFLYTVLCGSSGSEILGYSQSFGQLLELLKKDSPEAIIQETVDQLKASSGEHFKDYNEILDEEVMAGLFKLYYQKVPKDFVPALFQEMLDKHKGNFEAMAKWVFETSVFSTQDKVNTFLDKPKAKTIEKDPAYQLAGAFAEKMMEARGAFQQAQAGMSKYDRLFIDGLRKMNTDKVYYPDANSTMRLSYGSVLDYYPADAVYYNYYTTLEGVMEKEDPNNDEFIVEEKLKKLFAAKDYGRYGEMINGEKRMITCFLTTNDITGGNSGSPVINGNGELIGIAFDGNWEAMSGDIAFEPELQRTINVDIRYVLFIIDKFAGAKNLIDELTIVTEKIKPQEEIILKEPLEVHFENIYFENNVYNVPEKYLPVLQAIAEFLNENDSYSLIIASYTDDKGPAAYNKKISQKRGEETAKLLSKKYQIPEDRIIVKGLGEENFLQDNATDEGRDANRRIEFELVDHP